From the genome of Nocardia mangyaensis:
TTGCGTCCAAGCAACCAGTGTGCGCGGCCTATCCGGGATATCGCGTTTTCAGAGCGGAATGTTGCCGTGTTTCTTCGGCGGAAGCGTCACCATCTTGCGTTCGAGCAGTCGCAGCGCCGACACGATCTGGCCACGGGTGTGCGAGGGCGGGATGACCGCGTCGACGTAACCGCGCTCGGCGGCGACGTAGGGGTTCACGAGGGTGTCCTCGTACTCGTTCTGCAGCTCGAGGCGCAGAGCGTCGACATCGGCGCCGTTCGCGGCGGCCTCGGAGAGCTGCTTGCGATAGACGAATCCGACGGCGCCCGAAGCGCCCATCACGGCGATCTGCGCGGTCGGCCACGCCAGGTTCACATCGGCGCCCATGTGCTTGGAACCCATCACGTCGTAAGCGCCGCCGTAGGCCTTGCGAGTGATGATGGTGATCTTGCCCACAGTGGCCTCGCCGTAGGCATAGAGCAGCTTCGCGCCACGGCGGATGATGCCGTTGAACTCCTGGCCGGTGCCGGGCAGGAAGCCGGGCACATCGACCAGAGTGATGATCGGGATGTTGAACGCGTCGCAGGTGCGCACGAAGCGCGCGGCCTTCTCCGAGGCGTCGATGTCGAGGCAGCCGGCGAACTGGGTCGGCTGGTTGGCGACGATGCCGACGCTGCGGCCGTCGACCCGGCCGAAGCCGCAGATGATGTTCATCGCGCGTTCGGTCTGCACCTCGAGGAACTCGTCGTCGTCGAGCAGCCGGCGGATGACCTCGTGCATGTCGTAGGGCTGGTTCGGCGAGTCCGGGATGATCGTGTCGAGCTCGATGTCCTCGTCGGTGAGGGAGTCCTCGATCGCGCCGTCGATCGGGTCGCTCGGCGCGTGGCGCGGGGCCTCGGCGCGGTTGTTGCTGGGCAGGTAGCCCAGCAGTTCCTTGACGTAGTCGAGGGCGTCCTGCTCGCCGGAGGCCACGTAGTGGGCCACGCCGGACTTGGTCATGTGGGTGTGCGCGCCGCCGAGGTCCTCCATGGTGACCTCTTCGCCGGTGACGGTCTTGATCACGTCCGGACCGGTGACGAACATCTGCGAGGTCTGATCGACCATCACCACGAAGTCGGTGAGTGCGGGGGAGTACACGTGCCCACCGGCCGCGGCGCCCATGATCAGCGAGATCTGCGGGATCACGCCGGAGGCCTGCACATTGCGGTGGAAGA
Proteins encoded in this window:
- a CDS encoding acyl-CoA carboxylase subunit beta, which produces MTSVQQQPASESAGAPDIHTTAGKLADLRNRLEEAQHPMGEAAVDKVHAKGKMTARERILALVDEGSFVELDALAKHRSVNFGLENNRPLGDGVVTGYGTIDGRDVCLFSQDVTVFGGSLGEVYGEKIVKVMDLAIKTGRPLVGINEGAGARIQEGVVSLGLYGEIFHRNVQASGVIPQISLIMGAAAGGHVYSPALTDFVVMVDQTSQMFVTGPDVIKTVTGEEVTMEDLGGAHTHMTKSGVAHYVASGEQDALDYVKELLGYLPSNNRAEAPRHAPSDPIDGAIEDSLTDEDIELDTIIPDSPNQPYDMHEVIRRLLDDDEFLEVQTERAMNIICGFGRVDGRSVGIVANQPTQFAGCLDIDASEKAARFVRTCDAFNIPIITLVDVPGFLPGTGQEFNGIIRRGAKLLYAYGEATVGKITIITRKAYGGAYDVMGSKHMGADVNLAWPTAQIAVMGASGAVGFVYRKQLSEAAANGADVDALRLELQNEYEDTLVNPYVAAERGYVDAVIPPSHTRGQIVSALRLLERKMVTLPPKKHGNIPL